From a single Daphnia pulex isolate KAP4 chromosome 2, ASM2113471v1 genomic region:
- the LOC124210571 gene encoding cytochrome P450 2C5-like, producing METCASLKVRVQSNAHSFLRLQQPCEMFNLVLIAVAILLLPIAINLMWRKQSKSYRLPPGPKRNPVFGNLLDLIHSSIVLKEAPFLKFSKWAFQYGPICYLRFFRQRVVVISDARVAQQLCVGQSDKFSTRPPGLFLSRILKGRGIVFNDGLSWKEHRNFVTHEFRKFGFGNQAIEQRIQIVVDEYLHEISRTEGLAHDPHPNIATAIYNVIWTTISGEKFNWDDPFLRKIIANLETNLQAVELTGPHNYVTILSIWHLIWHNAFRLLIIVLKRLSYFKQLICKFKNQRKEAPISEVEDSMMYDYLVKMQGSKTSGESTDFSETQLLWLVSDLFIAGGETTVTSLRWALLCLAKFPKVQERLRQEIVDTFGRDSTPTYSQRSQLPYMEAFIQETLRFNCSVPGMWRNTAQDATYENYEIPKDTWVLLHFWAMSNNKSLWEDVREFKPERFLNDDGTFKKNENFLAFSAGKRQCPGESLARTELFLFTLGILQKFIVTLPDGQDVDIHSGQFGVTYTPPHHDIRFIPIDTA from the exons ATGGAAACGTGCGCCAGTCTTAAAGTGCGAGTCCAATCGAATGCCCACAGCTTTCTCCGTCTGCAACAACCTTGCGAAATGTTTAACCTGGTTTTAATTGCGGTGGCGATCCTTTTGTTGCCGATCGCCATCAATTTGATGTGGCGGAAACAATCAAAGAGTTACCGTTTGCCTCCAGGACCTAAGCGAAATCCCGTCTTCGGCAATTTGTTGGATTTAATTCACTCTTCTATCGTTTTAAAAGAAGCTCCGTTCCTCAAGTTCTCCAAATGGGCTTTCCAG TACGGACCGATATGCTATTTGCGATTTTTCCGACAACGGGTCGTCGTGATTTCGGACGCCCGAGTAGCCCAGCAGTTGTGCGTGGGCCAGTCGGACAAATTTAGCACACGACCACCCGGACTATTTTTATCACGGATACTAAAAGGCAGAG GAATCGTGTTCAACGATGGGCTGTCGTGGAAGGAACATCGAAATTTTGTCACTCACGAATTCCGAAAATTCGGGTTCGGCAATCAAGCCATCGAGCAGAGAATTCAAATCGTCGTTGACGAATACCTCCACGAAATCAGC AGAACGGAAGGCCTAGCTCACGATCCGCATCCGAATATCGCCACGGCCATTTACAACGTCATCTGGACTACAATCAGCGGTGAGAAATTCAATTGGGACGATCCTTTCCTTCGTAAAATCATCGCCAATCTGGAGACTAACCTGCAAGCTGTCGAACTCACGGGACCACACAATTACGTCACCATTCTCAG caTTTGGCACTTGATTTGGCACAACGCTTTCCGGCTGCTGATTATCGTACTCAAGAGGTTGTCCTATTTCAAGCAGCTCATTTGCAAGTTCAAGAATCAGCGAAAAGAAGCGCCAATTTCCGAAGTTGAAGACTCGATGATGTACGACTATTTGGTTAAGATGCAAGGCTCCAAAACCAGTGGCGAATCGACCGACTTTTCCG AAACGCAACTTTTGTGGCTCGTTTCCGATCTGTTTATCGCTGGTGGAGAGACGACCGTCACCAGTTTGCGCTGGGCTCTGCTTTGCCTGGCCAAATTTCCAAAAGTCCAGGAACGTTTGCGACAAGAAATAGTCGACACCTTTGGGCGGGATTCAACACCGAC GTATTCGCAGCGGTCGCAGTTGCCTTACATGGAGGCTTTTATCCAAGAAACGCTGCGATTTAACTGCTCCGTGCCCGGGATGTGGCGAAATACCGCTCAAGATGCAACGTACGAG AATTACGAAATACCGAAGGACACGTGGGTCCTACTCCACTTTTGGGCCATGAGTAATAACAAGTCGCTTTGGGAAGACGTGCGGGAATTCAAGCCGGAAAGATTCTTAAATGATGACGGAACATTCAAGAAAAACGAGAATTTCTTGGCCTTCTCGGCAG GTAAGAGACAATGCCCTGGAGAATCTCTGGCTCGGACCGAACTCTTCCTATTCACCCTGGGCATTTTGCAGAAATTCATAGTGACTCTGCCGGACGGCCAGGATGTAGACATTCACAGCGGACAGTTTGGAGTCACTTACACTCCGCCACATCACGATATTCGATTTATTCCCATCGACACAGCTTAA